Proteins co-encoded in one Thermoanaerobaculum aquaticum genomic window:
- a CDS encoding GTP-binding protein, translating to MAKQKFDRTKPHVNVGTIGHVDHGKTTLTAAITKVLSMKGLAEYKSYDEVAKASIAQGRRNEMKILTIATSHVEYQSEKRHYAHV from the coding sequence ATGGCCAAGCAGAAGTTTGATCGTACGAAGCCGCATGTGAACGTAGGGACGATTGGGCACGTGGATCATGGGAAGACGACGTTGACGGCGGCGATTACGAAGGTATTGTCGATGAAGGGGTTGGCTGAGTACAAGTCGTACGATGAGGTGGCGAAGGCGTCGATTGCGCAGGGGCGTCGTAATGAGATGAAGATTTTGACGATTGCGACGTCGCATGTGGAGTACCAGAGCGAGAAGCGGCACTACGCGCACGTGGA